Proteins co-encoded in one Bremerella sp. TYQ1 genomic window:
- a CDS encoding multidrug effflux MFS transporter, whose translation MTSRQIHPWLIAPLLGILGAIGPLAIDLYLPGMPQITSELNISEGIGQLTLMTFLSGLMVGQLFYGPLSDRIGRKPMIVAGLVLFIIASIGCAFVQTGEQFLALRFIQGLGGAIGRVAGMAVVRDLYTGKTAAKLVGMMMLVLGLAPILGPLLGSGILMIASWRWIFIFLAAFGAGCIMLVTLLLPETRLPEQRTSSHPMAALRNYATLMVSRQYMPYVAAMAFAQAGIYAYLTGSSFAFINIHGVSPTMYSVIFATNAIGLMIGAQTGPRLMGRYSAETIIRAALGLNFLAAATLLGLEMAGEMNVIALSVLLFLIIMSIGFVLPLCGVMALEAHGKISGTASALMGAFPYGFGALTALIVGMTANGTAMPMAITIVLTSLAAGITAHLTFPKPEPHGENVQLGKEAV comes from the coding sequence ATGACTTCGCGGCAAATTCATCCTTGGCTGATCGCTCCCTTGCTGGGAATTTTGGGCGCTATCGGTCCCCTGGCGATCGATCTTTACTTGCCAGGCATGCCGCAAATCACCTCCGAGCTGAACATCAGCGAAGGCATCGGCCAGCTGACATTGATGACATTTCTGTCAGGACTGATGGTGGGCCAATTGTTTTATGGCCCCCTGTCCGATCGAATTGGTCGTAAACCGATGATCGTGGCTGGCTTGGTCCTGTTTATCATTGCGTCGATTGGATGTGCGTTCGTGCAAACGGGCGAACAGTTTCTCGCCCTTCGTTTCATCCAAGGGCTCGGCGGGGCGATTGGTCGTGTCGCTGGCATGGCGGTCGTCCGCGATCTTTACACCGGTAAGACCGCCGCGAAACTCGTCGGCATGATGATGCTCGTGCTGGGGCTCGCGCCGATTCTTGGCCCGCTGTTAGGATCCGGCATCTTGATGATTGCTTCGTGGCGTTGGATTTTCATTTTCCTTGCGGCGTTCGGAGCCGGATGCATCATGCTAGTGACACTTCTGTTGCCGGAGACTCGGCTGCCGGAACAACGAACCTCTAGCCATCCAATGGCGGCTCTTCGCAACTACGCCACGCTGATGGTCAGTCGCCAATACATGCCGTATGTTGCCGCGATGGCTTTTGCCCAGGCCGGAATCTACGCTTACCTGACGGGATCGTCGTTCGCGTTCATCAACATCCATGGTGTTTCGCCGACGATGTACAGTGTGATTTTCGCCACGAATGCGATCGGCTTGATGATCGGTGCCCAAACAGGTCCGCGTCTGATGGGTCGCTACAGTGCCGAAACAATCATCCGCGCCGCTCTGGGTTTAAACTTTCTCGCAGCGGCGACACTGCTGGGCTTAGAGATGGCAGGCGAGATGAATGTGATCGCGCTGTCGGTGCTCCTCTTTCTGATCATCATGTCGATTGGTTTTGTTTTGCCGCTGTGTGGCGTGATGGCGTTGGAAGCGCACGGCAAAATCTCTGGCACCGCCTCGGCATTGATGGGAGCGTTTCCTTACGGCTTCGGTGCGTTGACCGCATTGATCGTCGGTATGACCGCCAATGGAACCGCCATGCCGATGGCAATCACCATTGTGCTGACCAGCTTAGCCGCTGGCATTACGGCTCATTTAACGTTCCCCAAACCGGAGCCACATGGCGAGAACGTCCAGCTTGGCAAAGAAGCCGTCTAA
- a CDS encoding TetR/AcrR family transcriptional regulator — protein sequence MTKPVPSDKAKSKPGRPPVYTEKERCQLLLKAAEGVFTTSGFGAATMEEIAKAAGMSKKTLYAKFPDKEHLFAAMVGGLGDSPWENDDSSHRQDARTELRCRLQAMVRYIMSPRQVRLTRLLISEAERTPKLARDFHDRVISKARRYLAEAVERASDEGVGPKVEDVDQMTSTLLGAALARNHLGALFGRSPKPTRQQMEDQVDTALRLLGY from the coding sequence ATGACGAAACCCGTACCCTCGGATAAAGCGAAGTCCAAACCAGGCCGACCCCCGGTTTATACCGAGAAAGAGCGCTGTCAGTTGCTGTTAAAGGCGGCCGAAGGGGTGTTCACCACTTCAGGCTTCGGTGCGGCAACGATGGAAGAAATTGCCAAAGCGGCAGGAATGTCCAAGAAGACACTCTACGCGAAGTTCCCTGACAAAGAGCACCTATTCGCGGCGATGGTTGGGGGGTTGGGCGATTCGCCCTGGGAGAACGACGACAGCAGTCACCGGCAAGACGCACGGACCGAGCTTCGTTGTCGGCTTCAAGCGATGGTGCGTTACATCATGAGTCCGCGACAAGTGCGTCTGACGCGTCTGCTAATTTCCGAGGCAGAGCGAACGCCCAAGCTGGCTCGTGACTTTCATGACCGCGTCATTTCTAAGGCTCGTCGCTATCTGGCCGAGGCGGTCGAGCGTGCATCGGATGAAGGAGTCGGACCGAAGGTTGAAGACGTCGATCAAATGACATCGACGCTACTCGGAGCGGCGCTGGCACGCAATCATCTCGGGGCTCTCTTCGGTCGCAGCCCCAAGCCTACGCGGCAACAGATGGAAGATCAGGTCGACACGGCCCTGCGGCTGCTGGGGTACTGA